A genome region from Erigeron canadensis isolate Cc75 chromosome 3, C_canadensis_v1, whole genome shotgun sequence includes the following:
- the LOC122591428 gene encoding endoribonuclease Dicer homolog 3-like: protein MVAASLDRQGSEKKKELHGITPIRAISGSWGDRINDCVDFYGYKVSFTCDIVDVKFSSLVLLVESKLDEDVEDVQMNLYIGSNVVKCKVFSYVKLHLNAHQVAKAKGFHELCFNGIFGELYTGSKEPREFLLQSNRKLWNPNCMYLLLPLEFLEPLRISWKEIGSCVSVVDFVKKNSIFQAERDNVDSIMMNSDHGDMIHFANKSIHKDNVNEVVVLAIHTGKMYIVLKFIEDETADSPYDRDQSRFSSFTDYFKKEYEIVLKYPRQHLLLLKQSDKTHNPLVDFSRQGIHMKKYHPHIPPELLVIIDVRIDVVKSIYLLPSLMHRLESLMLASQLREEITGHAIDLHIPSSLILEAITTYRCNESFSMERLELLGDAVIKYVISCDLYLKYVKDHEGNLSSRRSLQVCNSNLYNLGIGRQLQGYVRDTAFDPTQWAAPGQLPFRRHPCDHGIETTEVPIDIKYQTEDPKIIIGRCCDRGHRWLSSKTVSDCVEGLVAAYYVGKGLIGALHCMKWLGVCCDLDPSRINEAIEIAALHSYTPKLDIIHSVESKLEYEFEAKGLLLEAITHASDRDQGTTYCYQRLEFLGDSVIDLLITSHLYEKHRDITPGEMTDLRSASVNNENFASAAVRRKLHLHLQYRSSYLQSQIAEYVVASSSTDTNSLQTKKCPKALGDLLESIAGAILVDTKFNLDKVWRIIEPLLSPIVTPDKLELPPSRELRELCDSMGYYIDYSCSSKGDTTMVELRLQLQNAFLSAQGCGPTRKFARGLAAIRLLKELEKREISQKNLGLDNRDGEINNQSSNISDTTPEEPNLVKNLKLNLVDRQPEDTPLVEKCLLEKESNSKVEFQAAVLKSIDTKKGGPRSSLNELCMKMQWQAPIFTPLEQKSKNQTDIGEVLEKRTAFNGFQSHITLTIPNYGAIELTGDPRADKKSSFDSAALLMLYELQRLGMLKIG, encoded by the exons ATGGTAGCTGCATCGCTGGATCGTCAAG GGAGTGAAAAGAAGAAGGAGTTACATGGGATTACACCGATTCGTGCAATATCGGGTAGTTGGGGTGACAGAATTAACGACTGTGTGGACTTCTATGGTTATAAAGTCAGTTTCACATGTGATATTGTTGATGTGAAGTTTTCAAGTTTGGTTCTTTTAGTTGAATCAAAGCTAGATGAAGATGTGGAGGATGTACAAATGAATTTATACATTGGTTCCAACGTTGTGAAATGCAAGGTTTTTTCATATGTGAAGTTGCATCTCAATGCACATCAG GTAGCAAAAGCTAAGGGATTTCATGAATTATGTTTCAATGGAATATTTGGGGAGTTGTATACCGGCTCTAAAGAGCCAAGAGAGTTTTTACTACAATCAAACAGAAAATTGTGGAATCCGAATTGCATGTACTTGCTTTTGCCATTGGAGTTCCTAGAACCATTGAGGATCAGTTGGAAAGAGATTGGCTCGTGTGTATCTGTAGTTGATTTCGTCAAGAAAAATTCCATTTTTCAGGCCGAAAGAGACAATGTTGATTCAATCATGATGAATTCTGATCATGGCGATATGATTCATTTTGCCAATAAGTCTATACATAAAGATAATGTTAATGAAGTTGTGGTCTTGGCTATTCACACCGGGAAAATGTATATAGTTCTGAAATTTATTGAAGATGAAACTGCAGATAGTCCATATGACAGAGATCAATCAAGATTTTCATCATTCACCGACTATTTTaagaaagagtatgaaattgtGCTAAAGTACCCCAGACAACACTTGTTGCTGCTGAAACAAAGTGATAAGACACATAACCCTCTTGTGGACTTCAGTCGTCAAG GTATTCACATGAAGAAATATCATCCTCATATACCACCGGAACTTCTAGTCATTATCGATGTGAGAATAGATGTTGTTAAATCAATTTATCTGTTACCTTCATTAATGCACCGACTTGAGTCATTAATGCTGGCTAGCCAGCTTCGTGAGGAGATCACCGGCCATGCTATTGACTTACACATCCCATCATCACTG ATTTTGGAAGCCATCACAACTTATAGATGCAATGAAAGTTTTTCTATGGAGCGATTGGAGTTGCTTGGTGATGCAGTGATAAAATATGTAAtcagttgtgatctttatcttAAATATGTAAAGGATCATGAAGGAAATCTATCTTCTCGGAGATCATTGCAAGTTTGTAATTCAAACTTATATAATTTGGGAATCGGACGTCAATTACAG GGTTACGTAAGAGATACTGCATTTGATCCTACTCAATGGGCTGCACCTGGTCAGCTTCCATTTAGACGTCACCCTTGTGATCATGGCATCGAGACTACAGAAGTACCTATCGATATTAAATACCAGACTGAAGATCCAAAAATTATAATTGGAAGGTGTTGTGATAGAGGCCACAGATGGTTGAGTTCAAAGACGGTATCTGACTGTGTTGAGGGTCTGGTAGCAGCTTATTATGTAGGCAAAGGGTTGATAGGTGCCCTTCACTGTATGAAATGGCTCGGAGTATGTTGTGATCTTGATCCATCACGCATCAATGAAGCCATTGAAATTGCTGCACTCCATTCATACACTCCAAAGCTTGATATCATTCACAGTGTAGAGTCGAAACTTGAGTATGAGTTTGAGGCGAAGGGTCTGTTGTTGGAAGCTATCACACATGCATCGGACCGAGATCAAGGAACTACATACTGCTATCAG AGGTTAGAGTTTCTTGGTGATTCGGTAATAGACTTGCTTATTACTTCGCATCTCTACGAAAAGCATAGAGACATCACTCCCGGAGAGATGACGGATTTACGTTCAGCCTCAGTGAATAACGAAAATTTTGCTTCCGCTGCTGTAAGACGAAAACTTCATCTACACCTCCAGTATCGGTCGAGTTATCTCCAGAGTCAGATTGCAGAGTATGTTGTCGCTTCATCGTCCACTGATACAAACTCGCTGCAGACTAAGAAATGCCCTAAG GCACTTGGTGATCTATTAGAGAGTATCGCTGGGGCAATATTAGTTGATACCAAATTCAATCTAGATAAAGTTTGGCGCATCATTGAGCCCTTATTATCTCCAATTGTAACACCAGACAAACTTGAGCTTCCTCCTTCACGTGAGCTGAGGGAGTTATGTGACTCAATGGGTTATTATATAGACTACTCGTGTAGTAGCAAGGGCGATACTACTATGGTGGAGCTACGATTGCAGCTCCAAAATGCCTTTTTATCTGCACAGGGCTGCGGTCCAACTAGAAAATTTGCAAGGGGTCTAGCCGCAATTCGGTTATTAAAAGAGCTAGAG AAAAGAGAAATTTCACAGAAAAATCTGGGTCTAGACAATAGGGATGGggaaatcaacaatcaaagcaGCAATATAAGTGACACAACCCCAGAGGAACCCAATCTTGTCaagaatttaaagttaaatcttGTTGATCGTCAGCCAGAAGATACCCCCCTTGTCGAGAAATGTTTACTTGAGAaagaatcaaattcaaaggttgaaTTCCAAG CGGCAGTCCTAAAGTCAATCGACACGAAAAAGGGAGGGCCAAGATCTTCACTCAATGAGCTGTGCATGAAAATGCAGTGGCAAGCACCAATATTTACGCCATTAGAGCAAAAGTCGAA AAATCAAACTGACATTGGTGAAGTTCTTGAGAAAAGAACAGCATTCAATGGCTTTCAGTCTCATATTACTTTGACTATTCCTAATTATGGTGCTATTGAGCTCACGGGAGATCCACGAGCAGATAAGAAGAGTTCTTTCGACTCTGCTGCACTACTCATGCTATATGAGCTCCAGCGACTTGGAATGCTCAAAATTGGCTAG
- the LOC122591427 gene encoding uncharacterized protein LOC122591427 codes for MVGSGKMEMITGKGCSKMYTDVTCTLGTNSLKDHHQPPRHSTSNSPFYGLVICVTGLSKEARKQVIDATEKLGGQFSSHLHPHSHGRKPEHVLKHGARDGLFVVTLGWFVDSVRRNVRLNESLYGVKSYKENYMVKDDINNIGTGSSCLPVAMLENVKQSNLIQRSRLDPLEEQKRSSVFSRQTFYLDPDLSAELRNKVVDAVLREGAIVTNRWLVGQDTAYVVCEVSFVRKYFGHSNSIVTPQWVLKTVKETRPQRLIHLSADLARHVGTMLGDDQGGTDRKVSNKADVSQDTHNFITKSDHKENQRIAILAKEGVRNRRGHHMEECQTLIKPLARSILLDSISWIMSEPSSTASITMDSFSLNDANESMKEPSDCFVNLLRPLSEREKSELVFGNHFITILFPVDRFAEMGPVSRTFFSHTGFTCSQLLDHIYAFYQENMSTSEIELAIHTDSRHADRLRSMYSSKDAMEYGFVVVKRVDFLGSHRIFKMLRRVPGNYSNKVYELLTQA; via the exons ATGGTTGGAAGTGGCAAAATGGAGATGATTACTGGCAAAGGATGTTCAAAGATGTATACAGATGTAACATGTACACTGGGTACTAATTCCTTAAAAGATCATCATCAACCACCACGTCATTCAACGTCGAATTCTCCATTTTATGGGCTCGTTATCTGTGTTACTGGTTTGTCCAAAG AAGCAAGAAAACAAGTGATTGATGCTACAGAGAAATTGGGTGGCCAATTTAGTTCCCATTTGCATCCCCA CTCCCATGGACGTAAACCTGAGCATGTCTTGAAACACGGTGCCAGAGATGGTCTATTTGTTGTTACACTTGGATGGTTTGTCGATAGTGTAAGAAGAAATG TGAGATTGAATGAATCACTATATGGTGTGAAGAGTTATAAAGAAAACTATATGGTGAAAGATGATATTAACAACATTGGTACTGGGAGTTCTTGTCTACCTGTTGCTATGCTTGAAAATGTTAAACAATCTAACTTGATCCAGAGATCGAGATTAGACCCATTAGAAGAGCAGAAAAGAAGTTCAGTTTTTTCAAGGCAAACCTTTTATTTAGACCCAGACCTTTCGGCCGAGCTGAGAAACAAG GTTGTAGATGCTGTTCTTCGGGAAGGTGCTATAGTGACAAACAGGTGGTTAGTTGGTCAGGACACAGCTTACGTAGTGTGTGAAGTTTCTTTTGTTCGAAAATATTTTGGTCACTCCAATAGTATTGTTACG CCTCAATGGGTTCTGAAGACTGTAAAGGAGACTCGGCCACAGAGGCTCATCCATTTATCCGCTGACTTGGCACGTCATGTAGGAACAATGCTTGGTGATGACCAAGGTGGAACTGATCGAAAG GTTAGCAACAAGGCTGATGTTTCTCAAGATACACACAATTTTATTACGAAATCAGACCACAAAGAGAACCAAAGGATTGCGATCCTTGCAAAAGAGGGGGTCAGAAATCGCCGGGGCCATCATATGGAG GAGTGTCAAACACTAATAAAGCCTTTAGCTCGAAGCATCCTTCTTGATTCAATCAGCTGGATTATGTCTGAGCCATCATCAACTGCGTCTATCACTATGGACTCTTTTAGTTTGAACGATGCAAATGAAAGCATGAAGGAACCCAGTGATTGTTTTGTGAATTTATTACGTCCACTTTCGGAAAG GGAAAAGAGCGAGTTAGTTTTCGGGAACCACTTCATTACCATACTATTTCCAGTGGACCGGTTCGCTGAGATGGGCCCTGTCTCAAGGACATTCTTTAGTCACACAGGGTTCACATGTTCACAGTTGCTAGATCATATCTATGCCTTTTATCAG gaaAACATGTCAACATCCGAGATAGAGTTAGCAATCCACACTGATTCTCGGCATGCTGACAGGCTGAGGTCCATGTACTCGAGTAAAGACGCTATGGAGTACGGTTTTGTGGTAGTAAAGCGTGTTGACTTCTTAGGGAGTCACAGAATCTTTAAAATGCTGAGGCGTGTACCTGGAAACTACAGTAACAAGGTTTACGAGTTGTTGACTCAAGCATAG